A window from Cryptomeria japonica chromosome 1, Sugi_1.0, whole genome shotgun sequence encodes these proteins:
- the LOC131857391 gene encoding chitinase 5-like produces MASYTRILVLLMATLIIVGEMRFGSAQNCGCGAGECCSKYGYCGTTPDYCGEGCKEGPCNAKSPPSPAAPAPSGSVEDCDHGSKWKRRGGGGPTVAAIGFVGTLSVAGGAAGATVGSAAMGGAAGATAGQHFFVLQSQERFPKTWMLIPHLS; encoded by the exons ATGGCGAGTTATACAAGGATTTTAGTGTTATTGATGGCCACGCTGATAATCGTTGGAGAGATGCGATTTGGGTCAGCACAGAATTGTGGGTGCGGTGCAGGAGAGTGCTGCAGCAAATATGGGTACTGTGGAACCACTCCAGATTACTGCGGAGAAGGTTGCAAGGAAGGCCCATGTAATGCTAAATCTCCGCCTTCGCCTGCTGCCCCTGCTCCCTCTGGATCTGTAGAAGATTGTGACCACGGCAGCAAAT GGAAGAGGCGGGGCGGTGGAGGCCCGACGGTGGCCGCCATTGGCTTCGTGGGCACCTTGAGCGTCGCGGGCGGAGCCGCCGGTGCCACTGTGGGCAGTGCTGCCATGGGCGGCGCCGCGGGCGCCACCGCAGgg CAGCACTTTTTCGTTCTTCAGTCTCAGGAACgtttcccgaagacatggatgttgataccccatCTTAGCTAG